Sequence from the Desulfovibrio oxyclinae DSM 11498 genome:
GTTGAGCGTGTCCAGCTCGGCGCGCACCTCGTCCTCGATGCGCCGGCGCAGCGCGGCCACGTTCAGCGGCTCGCCGTACTCGTGNGACACAACGGCGTACCGGGGCTCGTCGTCCCCGTTGAGGATCCAGTCGGGATTNGCGCCGGTCTCNCGCCAGACGGTCAGCAGCCANTCGCCGGGCACGGAGCAACGGCGCTTGGCGTCGGAAATGCTCGACTGCCGGACCCCGATGCGNTCGGCCAGCTGCACCTGCGTGCGGCAGCCGGTCACCTGNCGGATNCGGTCCATCTGTGCGTCAAACTCNGCCCGGCGTTCCGGGGTGATGGGTCGTGTGGGCTTGGGCATGGTGGGAACCTCCTGTGATTATTGATCGAGNCCNTGCAGCAGGGCCATGATCGCCCGCACTGCCTCGTAGCCTTCCCGATTGATNCGCANCCGCTCGGCCTTGGTGATGGTGCCGTCCTCCANCGCCTCGCCGTAGGCGGCCATGAGCTCGCCGAACTCCTTGACCGCGGCGATGGCGCCGCGATCCACACCGGCGCNNGCCAGCGGCAGCTTGAGAAACACGCCGCGCCGGCGCGCCGCGAGGTAGTCCACGGGCGCGTCGGAGTCGGTCAGCTCCATGAAAAGCGGCAGATCCGCGGCCCCGAACTTGTGGGACGGCAACTCGTCGTTGAGCTCGCTGGCCAGCGTCGAGTAGGCCTTGCCCATGAGCTCCGCGATCTGCTTGAACGTGCGGCCGCTGGGCGCATCGTGAGAGACCTCGTGCAGCAGCCGGATGATGTTGTCGTGTGACATGGTAAAATTCCTCTCGCTTTACCGTGGATGCGGTGCCGAAAATTCGTGCATGTGAAAGATGAAGACGAAAACTCGTCACGCAGTAGCAGAGACTTCGGCTTTGCCCTGCCGATCCTTCGCGCTGATCGGACCGGGTTTTTCACGGCTGGGGGCGGGGAGCAGATTCTCGGGCATGCCGAACCGCTCGCTGAGAATGGCGATGTACCGGCGCGGGGCCCTGCCCTTGCGGAGCATGGTGGACACCCGCGAGGGCGTGACGCCGCACGCTCCGGCGATCTGGATGTTGGTGATGCCGCGCTCGTCCATCCATGCGCGGCGCTGGTAGGCCACAGGCAGTTCTTGCGTTGCGTCGTGAGTTCGGTTAATCATTG
This genomic interval carries:
- a CDS encoding helix-turn-helix domain-containing protein; translation: MPKPTRPITPERRAEFDAQMDRIRQVTGCRTQVQLAXRIGVRQSSISDAKRRCSVPGXWLLTVWRETGANPDWILNGDDEPRYAVVSHEYGEPLNVAALRRRIEDEVRAELDTLNAQDCIXRLRAMGLRVVVMPEGQDTPPDMLDAARQ
- a CDS encoding phage regulatory CII family protein, producing MSHDNIIRLLHEVSHDAPSGRTFKQIAELMGKAYSTLASELNDELPSHKFGAADLPLFMELTDSDAPVDYLAARRRGVFLKLPLAXAGVDRGAIAAVKEFGELMAAYGEAXEDGTITKAERXRINREGYEAVRAIMALLXGLDQ
- a CDS encoding helix-turn-helix domain-containing protein, with the protein product MINRTHDATQELPVAYQRRAWMDERGITNIQIAGACGVTPSRVSTMLRKGRAPRRYIAILSERFGMPENLLPAPSREKPGPISAKDRQGKAEVSATA